Proteins from one Poecile atricapillus isolate bPoeAtr1 chromosome 36 unlocalized genomic scaffold, bPoeAtr1.hap1 SUPER_36_unloc_10, whole genome shotgun sequence genomic window:
- the GAL3ST4 gene encoding galactose-3-O-sulfotransferase 4, protein MNPEFPTPNSPNSQRNSLIFPPRRSSRPGAGPGTKGEKFRGAGNRRIGKTGKIREKPGKSDIPGKIGDSREAFGDSREVFWGFAGSFGDPGKFFWDPGKFFGIVPGCGGAERGRGIFRDLCQEFRDRSGNFGIPWGPPPPGWRRLAPLGAALGVCVAVGFTLGLLGGPPRRSSSIATCRPRSHVVFLKTHKTGGSSVLNLLSRFADERRLRFALPVRYQFGYPGMFRAELVRGFRPGETFDILGHHMRFRLKEVQRVMPNDSFFFSIVRDPGSLGASAFSYFRTASPAFRRSPSLAAFLASPSRFFQPGARGNHYARDLQWFDFGLPRPSEPSQIPAMLAELERIFPLVLLAERFDESLVLLRERLCWPPDSVDTFPHNSRVSSREIPAWQVRRLRAWNSLDWALYSHFNRSFWRHAERFGLARLRREAAALRRRREELARRCLRGGGPVPARAIPDGNLRPFQPPGGGQILGFALREGLGEEERQLCGRMAMPELPYKDLLERRQFGNGSQVLLALDESPVPLRERLCWPPDSVDTFPHNSRVSSREIPAWQVRRLRAWNSLDWALYSHFNRSFWRHAERFGLARLRREAAALRRRREELARRCLRGGGPVPARAIPDGNLRPFQPPGGGQILGFALREGLGEEERQLCGRMAMPELPYKDLLERRQFGNGSQV, encoded by the exons ATGA atcccgaattcccgaccccaaattccccaaattcccaaaggaattccctgattttccctcCCCGCCGCTCCTCCCGtcccggggcggggccgggaacaaaaggggaaaagttCCGCGGGGCCGGGAACAGAAGGATcgggaaaaccgggaaaatccgggaaaaaccgggaaaatcCGACATTCCCGGGAAAATCGGGGATTCCCGGGAAGCTTTTGGGGATTCCCGGGAAGTTTTCTGGGGATTCGCGGGAAGTTTTGGGGATCCCGGGAAGTTTTTTTGGGATCCCGGGAAGTTTTTTGGGATCGTGCCGGGATGCGGCGGAGCTGAGCGAGGCCGCG GAATTTTTCGGGATCTTTGCCAGGAATTCCGGGATCGGagcgggaattttgggatcccatgggggccccccccccccggctGGCGCCGCCTGGCCCCGCTCGGGGCCGCCCTGGGCGTCTGCGTGGCCGTGGGGTTCAccctggggctcctgggggggccCCCGCGCCgcag CTCCTCTATCGCGACGTGCCGGCCGCGCTCTCACGTGGTGTTCCTCAAGACGCACAAGACGGGCGGCAGCAGCGTCCTGAACCTCCTGTCGCGATTCGCCGACGAGCGGCGCCTGCGCTTCGCGCTCCCGGTGCGCTACCAGTTCGGATACCCCGGAATGTTCCGCGCCGAGCTGGTCAGGGGCTTCCGGCCCGGGGAGACCTTCGACATCCTCGGCCACCACATGAGGTTCCGCCTCAAGGAG GTGCAGCGGGTGATGCCCAACGACAGCTTCTTCTTCTCCATCGTGCGGGACCCCGGCTCCTTGGGCGCCTCGGCCTTCTCCTATTTCCGCACGGCCTCCCCCGCCTTCCGCCGCTCCCCTTCCCTCGCCGCCTTCCTCGCCTCCCCCTCCCGCTTCTTCCAGCCCGGAGCCCGCGGCAACCACTACGCCCGGGACCTGCAATGGTTCGACTTCGGCCTCCCTCGTCCCTCGGAGCCCTCACAGATCCCGGCCATGCTGGCGGAGCTCGAGCGGATCTTCCCCCTGGTTCTCCTGGCCGAGCGCTTCGACGAGTcgctggtgctgctgagggaGCGCCTGTGCTGGCCGCCCGATTCCGTGGATACTTTCCCTCACAATTCCCGAGTTTCTTCCCGAGAAATCCCGGCCTGGCAGGTTCGGCGCTTGCGggcctggaattccctggattgGGCgctttattcccattttaaccGCAGCTTCTGGCGCCACGCCGAGCGCTTCGGGCTGGCGCGGCtgcggcgggaggcggcggcgctgaggcggcggcgggaggagcTGGCCCGGCGCTGCCTGAGGGGAGGCGGCCCCGTTCCCGCCCGCGCCATTCCCGACGGGAACCTGCGGCCCTTCCAACCGCCGGGAGGCGGCCAAATCCTGGGCTTCGCCctcagggaagggctgggggaagAGGAGCGGCAGCTCTGCGGCCGAATGGCGATGCCGGAGCTGCCTTACAAGGATCTGCTGGAGCGGCGCCAGTTCGGGAACGGCTCGCAGGTG CTTCTGGCGCTTGACGAGTCCCCGGTGCCGCTGAGGGAGCGCCTGTGCTGGCCGCCCGATTCCGTGGATACTTTCCCTCACAATTCCCGAGTTTCTTCCCGAGAAATCCCGGCCTGGCAGGTTCGGCGCTTGCGggcctggaattccctggattgGGCgctttattcccattttaaccGCAGCTTCTGGCGCCACGCCGAGCGCTTCGGGCTGGCGCGGCtgcggcgggaggcggcggcgctgaggcggcggcgggaggagcTGGCCCGGCGCTGCCTGAGGGGAGGCGGCCCCGTTCCCGCCCGCGCCATTCCCGACGGGAACCTGCGGCCCTTCCAACCGCCGGGAGGCGGCCAAATCCTGGGCTTCGCCctcagggaagggctgggggaagAGGAGCGGCAGCTCTGCGGCCGAATGGCCATGCCGGAGCTGCCCTACAAGGATCTGCTGGAGCGGCGCCAGTTCGGGAACGGCTCGCAGGtgtga